The sequence GTCCGTCAATGCCTAAGATGTTTAATGTTGAGGATGAACAGCCTTACGCTGTAAAGAAAGACGGTCGCGATTTGATTTGTCCCATCGAGAAGTACGGTGTTAAACTGCTGTCGATTGGTTTCTTTGTATCGCCAAACACTGCTACTCTGTGGCGTGGCGGTATGGCTACAAGTGCGCTGAAGCAGCTGATTGCTGATGCCGATTGGGGCGAACTCGACTATTTTATCCTGGATACACCTCCAGGCACCAGCGATATCCATCTTACATTGCTGCAAACACTGCCTATTACAGGCGCGGTGATTGTGTCAACCCCACAGCAGGTGGCTTTGGCTGATGCACGTAAGGGTATCGATATGTACCGCAACGAGAAGGTGAACGTGCCCATTCTCGGTTTGATTGAGAATATGGCCTGGTTTACACCCGCAGAGCTGCCCGAGAACAAGTATTATATATTTGGTAAGGAGGGTTGCAAGCAGTTGGCCGAGGAGATGCAGGTGCCTTTGCTGGCACAGATACCACTAGTACAGAGCATCTGCGACAATGGTGACAAGGGTACGCCCGCTGCTCTCACCAGCGAAACGGCTACCGGTCTGGCATTCATCAATCTGGCACAATCGGTTGTTACCGTTGTGAACAGGAGAAACAAAGAAAAGCCTGCCACGAAAATTGTAGGTATGCATAAATAAAAATAAAGCCCACTCGATGTTGAGTGGGCTTTATTATTTAAGCTTCTGTCTCGCTGATATATTTGGGCGAATCGCCGTACTGGTTGGCGGTTGGCTTGCTATCGAACAGACACATGATGATTACAATGAGTGCCGCAATGCCATGGATGGTGGACAGAAAACCAACGGAGGCAATCTCGCCTAAGTTGTTTTCTACAATCTTCTCTATGGCATGCTGGCTGGAAGAAATGTAGCTTGATTCTTCTATCAGCATGTTCATGCTTTTGGATGTGGCCACATGGAGATTGGCTACACAGCCTAAAGCATAGCTGACATAAACCCATAGTGCGCTCTTGCCTGAATCGTGCAGTCGACGAGCAGTTACTGCCAGACCGAAGAACATGGTGATAATCTCGATAATCACGCTAACCAGAATGTTGGAGGTGAGCAGCGTAATCAGCCATCCCACCACGATAATTACCAGCATCCACCACCAGAATTCTGAGCGACGGCTGCGGCCTTTGAAATCCAGAATACGACTAGAGGCCAGTTTGATTGCCTCTGCAAATCCGAGCGTAGGTAACTCTCTCATACTTTTCAAAGATCCGATTAGTCGATTACTACCGTAGTCCAACCGTGCTTGTCCTCGAGTTCGCCGTACTGAATACCACGGAGCGTATCGAAGAGTTTCTTTGACTGTGGACCTGGCTTGTCGCCGAATGAGTAGCGCTTGCCGGTATCGAGGTCGTCGATATAAGAAATAGGGCTGATAACAGCGGCTGTTCCGCAAGCGCCAGCCTCCTCAAAGGTCTCGAGCTCCTCCTCGGGGATAGGGCGGCGCTCAACCTTCATGCCCAGATCCTCAGCAACCTGCATCAAGCTCTTGTTGGTGATAGAGGGCAGGATAGAGGTCGACTCTGGTGTGATATAGGTGTTGTTCTTGATACCAAAGAAGTTGGCTGCACCGCACTCGTCGATGTACTTCTTCTCCTTTGCGTCGAGATAGAACTCGCAAGCATAGCCCTTTTCGTGAGCCAGGTTGTTGGCAAACAGGCTGGCAGCGTAGTTACCACCTACCTTATACTTACCTGTGCCGAGAGGGGCTGAACGGTCGTAATCGCGAACAATCACATAAGGATTGCTTGAGAAACCACCCTTGAAGTATGGGCCTACTGGTGTAACAAAGATGAGGAAACAGTACTCCTTAGAGGGGTGAACACCTACCTGAGCGCTGGTACCAATAAGCAGCGGACGAATATAGAGTGTTGCGCCACTCTCATAAGTAGGAATCCACTCCTGATTCAGGCGAACCACCTTCTTAACCATCTCGGTAAACAACTCGGTTGAAACCTCTGGCATCAAAATGCCGCGACAGGTGCTCTGCAGGCGCTTGGCATTCTCGTCAACGCGGAACACACGAACCTTGCCATCGGGGCAACGATAAGCCTTAAGACCCTCGAAAGCCTCCTGACCGTAGTGCAGACAGGTTGCAGCCATGTGCAGATTCAAATACTCGTCGGAGCAAACCTCGATTTCGCCCCACTTTCCATCGCGATAATAGCAACGTACGTTGTAGTCGGTCTTCATGTAGCCGAATGACAGACTACCCCAATCCAAATTCTTCATATTACTTTTTTCTATGTTTGAAATTTCAAATTTGCATGCAAAAGTATATAATTAATATCAAATTAGCAAAACTTTTAGCCTAAAATCTTTTATTCTGTAAGTATTTTCTTGATTTCGGCGTCGGTTTTGGTAAGTTTGTCCTTGCAGAGCTTGATTAACTGCTGGGCACGTTTAAGCTGCTCGGCCATCTGGTCGATGTCGAGTTCGTCGTTCTCCATCTTGTGTACGATGGACTGTAATTCGGCTATAGCAGCCTCGTATTTCAGTTCTTTTTCCATTGTATTTTATACGGATTTAATTACTGAGTGAATGGTACCCTTGGCTAGGCGGGTCTCGATTTCGGCGCCGGGGGGCAGCTGCGATGCGTCTTTTACGGCCCGGCCGTTATGCATAGTGATGCTGTAGCCGCGAGCCAGCAACAGGGTTGGGTCGAGGGCTTTGAGTTTCTCGTCCATCAGTTGCAGACGATGTCTCTCTGATGTGAATCGGCGCTCTATCAACATTGGCAGGCGGGTATAGAGGGCATCAATCTTAGCCTCCTGTCGGGTTTTTACAATCGAGAACAATCGGGGGATAGCCTCGGATATAATTGACAATTGAGAATTGGCAATTGAAAATTTTTGCTGAACGTAGTGCGTAATCATGCTCTGGGCTCCTTCGATGGTTTCGAGTACGCCCTTCAGGTGGTCGATGAGCAAGGCGGCTGCAGCTGTGGGTGTTTTTACGCGGGTGTGCGATATCATATCGAGTATGCTCTCGTCGCGCTCATGGCCGATACCTGTTATGATAGGTATTGGGAAGTTGGCCACATTTTCGGCCAAAGCCAAGGTGTCGAAACCGCTCATATCGCTGGTAGCACCACCACCACGGATAATCACTACGCAATCAAATGGCATATCGTAAATCTGCTCCAGAGCACTGATGATGCTCTGTTCAACGCCCTCGCCCTGCATGATAGCAGGAAAGAGCTGTGTCTCGAATTTAAAGCCGTAAGGGTTATCAGCCAGTTGGTTGCAGAAATCGCCGTAGCCAGCGGCTGTTTGCGATGAGATAACGGCAATACGCTGGCAGAAAACGGGTAACTGTAGTTCCTTTTGCAGGTCGAACACGCCCTCGGCCTTAAGCTTCTGGATGATTTCCTGACGCTTGCGGGCCATATCGCCTAAGGTGTAGGTGGGGTCGATGTCGGTCACGATCCACGAGAAACCGTAAGCCTCGTGAAACTGCGGGTAAACCTGTAGCAGCACTTTCATACCGGCATGCAGTTGTTGACCGGTAGTGCGCTCGAAGTAAGGACGGATGGTGAGCCACTTGTTGGCCCAGCATTTGGCTGAGGCTTTGGCGATAGGTGTGGCGGTTTGTTCATCCTTCTGAATAAGCTCCATATAACAATGACCACGTGATTCGCGGCACTCGCTGAGTTCGGCTTCTACCCAGTATTCCATGGGCAAAGCATCCTCGATAGCCTCGCGTACCAAGCGGTTAAGCTCGAATAATGTGATATGGCGCTCTGTATTCAACTTTTTAATTCTTCGGTTTTACTTTATCTTTCCAATCATGTACGCCCGCCAGAAATTAGGGGTACCGTAGCCGTAGATATTATCGGGCTTCTGATAACTATCGCTGTTCTGGCGTACCAGATTAATGATTTCGAGAGCTGTTTTCTCGGGTAAGGCCTGCCACAAGCAAGCAACCAGTCCGGCTACGATGGGGGTTGAGAACGAGGTTCCCATATCGCGAACAATACCGCCACGCCCTGAAATAAGGTTGGCAGGACTGCCCAGGGCCATCACGTCGGGTTTGATACGCATATCCTGTGTAGGTCCAACGCCGCTAAAGGGGGCGTTTACACGTTGATGATTCAGTGCGCCCACCGTCAGGCAGTTATCGGCATCGGCTGGGAAAGTGATTTTCTTCCAAGGGCCCATGCCGCTATTTCCAGCTGAGTTTACCAGTACCATGCCCTTTTGTGCCACCATCGACGCTGTGCGCGATATGAGGGCTGTGCGACCATCCAGATCGTGCTGGTGGTAATAGCCATGACGGTTATCGTATTCGGTGTAGCCTAAGCTCGATGTGATGATGTCGGCGCCTAACGAGTCGGCAAACTCGGCAGCCATCGCCCAATAATCCTCCTCGACAGGCTGCTCGGTTTCCTGATCCTCGCATCGCAGCAGCCAGTAATGGGCATCGGGGGCTGTACCTATCAGCACCTCAGGCTCGTTGGCGGCCATGGTCGACAGGACCTTGGTGCCATGATCGGTTTCCTGATAAAAGTTGGGACTATTGGGGTAAACAAAGTCTTTTACGCCTGATATGATAGCGTGCTGAAAGGTGGGTAGAACGTTGCAGTTCTGGAATCCGCCATCGAGCACGGCGATGGTGATGCCTTTTCCACGACAACCGATATTATGCAAACGATGACCGTTTAGCATCTCGATCTGTTCGCGACCATGACCATAGAAAGATCCTTTCAGACTGTCCCATGAGTTGAATCCTGCGTTGGCCTTTATCTTGATTTGACGCTCGATGCTATCGGGGGCTTCCCACACCATCTCGCAGTTCTTTACGTAAGCTTGCTCGCCCAAACGACGCAAAAAAGTGGTGTCGGCCGAACGAACCAATACGGTGTTGTTCCATCGGCTGGTACCGATAACCATCGATTCGGTTTGTGAGCGTTTAACGTTGCGATTGGCATCGTTGATCATGCGATCGATGGCTTTCAAGTAGCCGCTGCTTACGGGCAGGTCGGTAGAATCCAAGGGTAATCCCTGCTTGCGGCGGCGCTCAATACTTTTGTGCGAGAGCCAGCGCTGAGGGCGGTCGAGCGTATAACTTGATTCGCGTTTATCCTGCAAAGTATAACGCCAAATATAGCATTTGCCCCCAGGATATTTCCTCTTGGGAAGTGTGGCTGCACTGGCTGTTATGGCGCAGAAAAGTGCGGCAATCAGTAGGTTTATCAAACGTAAATTGGTCATTCAATTTGATTTTACGAGTGCAAAGATACAAAGATTATTTTAAAAAGTGCATCTTATCTCGGAAAATATTCGTACCTTTGCAGCGTTTTAATAAATATGTACGCGAATGAGTGATAACAAACAAGCCGCTTTGGCATTAGGAACGAAACCCGTAGGGCAATTGCTGTGGCAGTATGCCCTGCCTGCAATCGTGGCCATGTCGGCTTCGAGTCTCTATAATATCATCGACCGTGCTATGATTGGTCAGATAGTAGGCCCCGAGGCTATTGCAGGCTTGGGCATTACCTTCCCCTTTATGAACCTGAGTGCAGCCTTTGGTGCAGCAGTAGGTGTGGGATCGAGTGCCAGCATTAGCGTAAAGCTGGGACAGAAGGATTATCCTACAGCGCAGAATCTGTTAGGTAATACCCTGACGCTGAACCTGATTATTGGTTTCTCGTTCATGGTTATCTGTCTGCTTTTCCTGGATCCCATCCTGTATTTCTTCGGTGCCAGCGAAGTAACACTGCCTTATGCACGCGAGTTTATGACCGTTATCCTGCTGGGTAACGTAATGACCCACATGTATTTTGGTATGAACGCTGTGCTGCGTGCAGCAGGCAAACCCAAACATGCCATGTACTCGGTGCTGTTTACAGTGGGCATGAACATATTGCTGGTGCTGGCGTTTGTATGGTGGTTCCGTTGGGGCATCCGTGGTGCAGCTTTGGCTACCGTAACATCGCAAACGATTGCTATGTGCTGGCAGTTGTGGCTATTCTCGAACAAGAACGAGATGCTGCACCTGAAACGCGGCATCTATAAACTGAAGAAACGATTGGTAAGCAATATCATTGCTATCGGTATATCGCCATTCCTGATGAACGTTACATCGTGTGTAATCGTGATTTTCATGAACAACCAGTTTGTTCGCTATGGTGGCGATATGGCTGTGGGTGCCTACTCGATAGCCAACTCGGTGGTGATGATGTTCTTTATGTTTGTAATGGGTGTGTGCCAAGGTATGCAGCCTATCGTGGGCTATAATTACGGTGCCGAGAAGTACGACCGCATGTTGCGATGCCTGTTTATGGCCATCGGATGTGCTACAACTATCCTGCTGGTAGGTTGGATACTGTCAATGCTCTTCCCCCGCGAGATTGCTCGCATCTTTACCACCGACGAAACACTTATAGAACTGTCGGCCACGGGTATCAAACTGGATATGCTGGTATTCTTCGTGGTAGGTGCGCAGGCTACCATCACACATTTCTTCCAGAGCATCGGAAAAGTAAAGGTTTCGATATTCCTCTCGCTGTCGCGACAGCTCTTCTTGCTGCTACCGATGGCGTATGTGTTCCCGCTGATATGGGGGCTCGACGGTGTGTGGTATTCGATGCCAGCCAGCGACTTCCTGTCGTTTGCGATGACAATACCCTTGCTGATGTGGTATATGAAGAAATTTAAAGCTGCGAATGCGAATAACTAAAGAATAATGAAACATATTATTATTAACGTAGGCAGACAGGTTGGTGCTGGCGGACAGGAAATAGGACGCATGCTGGCCAAGGACTTTGAAGCGAAGTATTATGATCGCGAGTTGCTGAATTTGGCTGCTAAAGAGAGTGGATTCTCAGAGAAGTTCTTTAAACAGAACGATGAGAAGAAAGGCTTTTTGCGTGGATTGCTGAATGTGCAAACACCACATTTTATGGGTGGCAACTTGTACGGTTCGAACTTCTCGCAGGAGAGCCTTTTTAAGTTTCAGAGCGATGCCATCCAAAAGGCAGCCAGCGAGGGCAGTTGCGTGTTCATGGGCCGTTGTGCCGACTACATTCTGCGAGATTTCGAGAATGTGGTGAACGTGTTTATCACCGCCTCGATGGACTTCCGCGTAGATATCGTATCAAAAGTAAAACAGTTGGATGCTGAGCAAGCCCGTAAACTGATTGAGCATGTGGAAGCCCGTCGTGCGCAATACTATAATTACTATACTGGTAAGAAGTGGGGCGCTGCTGAAAGCTACGACCTGTGCGTGGATGCCAGTTTGCTGGGACTTGAAGAAACCGAGAAACTGATTGCCGATTTTATTCGCAAGCGTTTTGGATTATGAAGAGAATAGGCATACTGAGCGATACTCACAGCTATTGGGACGATAAGTATCTGCACTACTTTGAACCCTGCGACGAAATTTGGCATGCTGGCGATATCGGTAGTGTAGAGGTGGCCGAGAAGTTGGCTGCATTCCGTCCCTTCCGAGCTGTATGTGGAAACTGTGATGGGGGCGACTTGAGACTGATGTATCGCGAGCTGAACCGATTTAAGTGCGAGGATGTAGATGTGCTGATTAAGCATATTGGCGGTTATCCTGGCAACTACGATCCCAGTGTTCGCTCTACGCTCTATGCCATGCCGCCACAGCTGTTTGTGGCAGGACACTCGCACATACTGAAAGTGAAATATGACAAAACCCTGAATCTGCTGCACATAAACCCAGGTGCCGCTGGAATACAGGGATGGCATAAAGACAGAACCCTGGTCCGCCTTACCATCGACGGAAAAGAATTTAAAGATTTAGAAGTTATAACATTAGGAGATTAAAAAAATATATAGATATGAAAAGAACTATCGTTATTACTGGAGGTGCAGGCTTTATTGGAAGTCATGTAGTGCGCCTGTTTGTGAACAAGTATCCCGAGTATCACATTATTAACCTCGACAAGTTGACTTATGCTGGTAACTTGGCTAACCTGAAAGATATCGAGAACAAACCCAACTACGAGTTTGTGAAGATGGATATCTGTGACTTTGATGCTTTCTACAAGCTGATGCAGGATAAGAAGGTTGACGGTATCATTCACCTGGCTGCTGAGAGTCATGTTGACCGTTCGATTAAGGATCCATTTACATTCGCCAAGACCAACGTGATGGGAACCTTGAGCCTGTTGCAGGCTGCCAAGTTGTATTGGGAGAGTCTGCCCGAGAAGTACGAGGGTAAGCGCTTCTATCACATCAGTACTGATGAGGTGTATGGCGCATTGGAACTGACACACCCCGAGGGTATCGAGCCTCCATTCACAACTACCGCATCAAGCTCAGAGCACCATCTGGCTTACGGCGATAAGTTCTTCCTGGAGACAACCAAGTACAATCCTCACTCACCATATTCGGCTTCGAAGGCTTCTAGCGACCACTTTGTTCGTGCATTCCACGATACCTATGGCATGCCTGTAGTAGTAACCAACTGCTCGAACAACTACGGTCCTTACCAGTTCCCCGAAAAGCTGATTCCATTGTTCATCAACAATATCCGTCATCGCAAGCCTCTGCCTGTTTACGGTAAGGGCGAGAACGTACGCGACTGGCTGTATGTTGAGGACCACGCTCGTGCTATCGACGTGATTTTCCACGAGGGTAAGATTGCTGATACCTATAATATCGGTGGCTTTAACGAGTGGAAGAACATTGATATCATCAAGGTGGTGATTAAGACCGTCGACCGCTTGCTGGGTCGTAAGGAAGGCGAGGATATGGACCTGATTACCTTCGTTACCGACCGTGCCGGACACGATTTGCGTTATGCTATCGACAGCTCAAAACTCCAGAAGGAACTGGGTTGGGAGCCTTCTCTGCAGTTCGAAGAGGGAATCGAGAAAACCGTTCGCTGGTATCTCGACAATCAGGAGTGGCTGGATAATGTAACCAGCGGCGATTATCAGAAGTATTACGATAATATGTATGCCAACAGATAACTTAACTAAAGAACTCCACTCGTATCTGGTGCGTATTGGTATCAATCCCACCAGCGTTACTCCCCAGATGGAGCACTATCTGGAGCATCTGCTCTACTTGTTGCCACCTGAGGAAGAGGAGGCTGTGACGCATTACTATGGACTGTTTGGCTGCGAACGCAAATCGTTGCAGGAGATAGCCAAGGAGCTGAAGATGAGTCAGGAAGATGCTATGGCGCGTATCGACCAGTGCGTACGCAAGTTGGCTGTAACGCCCGAGTGGCAAATGTTGAAACAAACAATAGAAAAATGAAAAAGATTCTGCTTTTAGGCTCAGGAGAACTCGGTAAGGAGTTCGTGATAGCCGCCATGCGTGCAGGCCAGTATGTGATTGCCTGCGATCGTTACGACAATGCGCCAGCCATGCAGGTGGCTGATGAGCGCGAAGTATTCTCAATGCTCGATGGCGATGCTCTTGAGGCTGTGGTAAACAAGCACAAGCCCGATATCATCGTGCCTGAGATTGAGGCTATACGTACCGAACGACTGTTTAAGTTCGAGGAGCAGGGTATCCAGGTGGTTCCATCTGCCCGCGCCGTAAACTTTACAATGAACCGTCGTGCTATCCGCGATCTGGCATCGAAGGAACTGGGACTGCGCACAGCAAAATATTTCTATGCCAAGACCTTTGATGAGTTCAAGGCTGCAGCCGATGAGATTGGATTCCCATGTGTTGTTAAGCCATTGATGTCGTCATCTGGTCACGGTCAGAGCTATGTACACAACGACGACGAGCTGGAGCAGGCCTTTAAGGAGGCTATGGAAGGTAGTCGTGGCGATGTGAAAGAGGTAATTATCGAGGAGTTTATCGACTTTGATTCGGAGTTTACCCTGCTCACCGTTACACAGAAGAATGGTCGGCCCACACTGTTCTGTCCTCCAATCGGACACGTACAGAAGGCAGGCGACTACCGTGAGTCGTGGCAGCCATATAAGATAAGCGATGAGGCTTTGAAGCAGGCACAGATAATGGCCGATAAGGTAACTAAGGCCCTTACTGGTGCTGGTATCTGGGGCGTTGAGTTCTTCCTGACCAAGCAGGGCGAGGTTATCTTTAGCGAGCTGAGTCCACGTCCGCATGATACTGGTATGGTAACACTCGGACATACCACCAACCTGAGTGAGTTTGAGTTGCATTTCCGTGCCGTAATGGGAATGCCTATACCCGCAATTCATCTTGAGCATGCTGGTGCATCGGCTGTAATTCTCTCACCAAAGGAGGCTTCTACGCCTGTCGATCGCTCATTACTCGACTACAACTTCGACGAGGCACTGAAGGAGGATCGCACACGTATCCGTATCTTCGGTAAACCCGAGGCCCATAAGGGTCGTCGTATGGGTGTAGTACTCTGTTACGGTGAGGTTGGCGACGATGTAAATGCGCTGCGCGACAAAGCTAAGCGTCTGGCTAAGACCGTACTGGGTACCGATCCATACACTAAGTTTGAACACTAAACATGTGTAACTATTGAATGAACCGCTTAGAGGTTAAAATCATAGATTTGCCCAGGATCACTGATCCGCGTGGCAATCTGACGTTTGCTGAAGCGCAGGCTATGATTCCCTTCGATATCAAGCGCGCCTATTGGGTATATGATGTACCTGGTGGTGAGAGTAGGGGAGGGCATGCGCATAAAAAGCTCCGTCAGTTTGTGATTGCTCTAAGCGGTTCGTTTCATGTAACGTTGGATAATGGTTACGAACGCAAGACTGTGTTACTGAATCATCCTTGGCAAGGCTTGCTGATCGATACCAATATCTGGCGAACACTTGATGATTTCTCTTCGGGCGGCGTATGTCTGGTTCTGGCTTCGGAACATTACGACGAGGATGATTACATCTATGATTACGACGAATTCTTGAAATACATCGGATGTTCGAAATAAAACGATACACACCCGACTTGGCCACCGAATGGAACCAGTTCGTGGCTACATCGAAGAACGGCACTTTCCTCTTCGATCGTAACTATATGGACTATCATGCTGACCGATTCACAGATTTCTCGCTGATGATTTATCGCCGAGGAAAACTCTATGCGTTGCTGCCCGGTAATGTGGATGGCGATACGTTTTATTCGCATCAGGGCTTAACGTACGGCGGACTGCTCATGAACGGCAAGGCTACAGCTGCCGATGTTGTTGAGATATTTAAACTATTGGCAGAAAAATGGCGCTCAATGGGTTTAAAGAAAGTGGTGTATAAACCTGTGCCTTGGATATATCACGAGCAACCTTCGGAAGAAGATCTTTATGCTATCGTTGAGGTTTTCGATGTGCGTATTACACGTAGTTTATCTACAACCATCTCCCGTGAGCAGCCAAATACGTGGTATCGTATCAGAAAAAGTGGGGCAGAAAAGGCCCTGCAGGCAGGTGTGGTGATCGAGGAAACCGAGGACTATCAGCCTTTCTGGAAAATTCTGTCGGCTAATCTGCAAGAGCGATATAGCCTGAAACCTGTGCATACACTCGATGAAATAATGTTGTTGCACGAGCGTTTTCCTGAGCAAATACGTTTGTTTGTTGCAAAAGAAGATTGCGAAACCATTGGTGGTTGTGTGCTTTATCTTACTAATCAGGTGGTTCATTCGCAATACATTGCAGCCAACCCAAGGGGGAGAGAGTTGCATGCACTCGATGGATTGTTTGAGCAGGTGATCAGTCTGTCTTTTTGTAATCATCGATTTTTTGATTTTGGTATCTCAACCGAAAATCAAGGTACATATTTGAATAAACAATTGATTTATCAGAAGGAGGGTTTTGGAGGGCGTGGCATTTGCTACGATTGGTATAAATGGTCACTTTGATATCACAAAAAAGAGGTCGATGTGATAATCGACCTCCTGAATGTGTTTAATGCTTATACCTTTATTCTGGCAGTAGTAATACGGTGGCGCTTCGGGCCGCTTGGGCACCCATCACCAGTACTTGTGCAATATCTGCCGTTTTCGACGGTCCGCTGATAAACGTACCATATCCATCGTATTCGTTATCAAACTCAATGCGCTTGTAAGCCTCGTGCATGTTGTTTACAATCTGACTCTTAGGTAGCAGGATGATCAGATTCTCGGAGATGAAGCAAACGGCTTTCTCCTTCATGGTTTGTGGAATCCAGATGCACGCGTTTTCTGCTACACCAAATTTACCTCGGATAATGCCAACATCTGTGCCGTTAAGATCGCGGGCTCTGCCAACAGTATCAGGATTTCTAGTGGCGATGGTTATCTCTGGCAGATTTGAGGCAATCTCCTTGGCGTCAGGAAACAACTCCTTGATAAGCACGTTGATATCGCGGCCAGGATCAACTTCTATCACTTGTCCGCCTACCATCTCTGTCATCTTCACAAACTGAACCAGTGGGTTGGGGTAGGTGGTTGCTTTGATATCACTCAAATCGGGCATGTCGTATTTCTCTCTCACATTCGCCCTGTATCTCTTCAGAATATCGTCTTTGTTACTCATAACTTAATGTTCAATATTCAATGTTCAAAGTTATTTCACTTTTCCTTTCTTCCATAGCGAGTGGAATGTTTCCTTAGGGAATTCCATCATCTTATGCCCCTCGGCCCATGGATTCATGCCGCAGTTGATAAGTGGCGATGGAATGAGGTTGGCCCAATGAGCCAAAGCCGTACCAAGATTGTAAACGCCCTCGTTGCCATATACCATACTCATGCCCTTACACATCATCTTCTTTTGCGGGTTAGCAGTACCGAACTCGTCTAACTGCTGGCGCCACATGTAAATCTGGTCGCCTAAGTTTACCTTGGCTGGGCAGAGCGTCTGACATGAGTTACACAGGGTGCAGGCACTAACATTACCGGAATGCTTTTGTGGATCGCGAAGCATACCAAGGTTAATGCCGATGGGACCTGGGATGAAGTAGCTGTACGAATAGCCGCCACTACGACGATAAACAGGACAGGTGTTCATACACGATCCGCAACGAATACACTTAAGTGCTTCCCAATGCTCAGGGTTACCAATCCACTCGCTGCGTCCGTTATCAACCAGCACAATGTGCATGGGGTTCGCAGTAGG is a genomic window of Xylanibacter ruminicola 23 containing:
- a CDS encoding dTDP-glucose 4,6-dehydratase, translating into MKRTIVITGGAGFIGSHVVRLFVNKYPEYHIINLDKLTYAGNLANLKDIENKPNYEFVKMDICDFDAFYKLMQDKKVDGIIHLAAESHVDRSIKDPFTFAKTNVMGTLSLLQAAKLYWESLPEKYEGKRFYHISTDEVYGALELTHPEGIEPPFTTTASSSEHHLAYGDKFFLETTKYNPHSPYSASKASSDHFVRAFHDTYGMPVVVTNCSNNYGPYQFPEKLIPLFINNIRHRKPLPVYGKGENVRDWLYVEDHARAIDVIFHEGKIADTYNIGGFNEWKNIDIIKVVIKTVDRLLGRKEGEDMDLITFVTDRAGHDLRYAIDSSKLQKELGWEPSLQFEEGIEKTVRWYLDNQEWLDNVTSGDYQKYYDNMYANR
- a CDS encoding sugar 3,4-ketoisomerase, whose amino-acid sequence is MNRLEVKIIDLPRITDPRGNLTFAEAQAMIPFDIKRAYWVYDVPGGESRGGHAHKKLRQFVIALSGSFHVTLDNGYERKTVLLNHPWQGLLIDTNIWRTLDDFSSGGVCLVLASEHYDEDDYIYDYDEFLKYIGCSK
- a CDS encoding lactate utilization protein C, yielding MSNKDDILKRYRANVREKYDMPDLSDIKATTYPNPLVQFVKMTEMVGGQVIEVDPGRDINVLIKELFPDAKEIASNLPEITIATRNPDTVGRARDLNGTDVGIIRGKFGVAENACIWIPQTMKEKAVCFISENLIILLPKSQIVNNMHEAYKRIEFDNEYDGYGTFISGPSKTADIAQVLVMGAQAARSATVLLLPE
- a CDS encoding metallophosphoesterase family protein, which encodes MKRIGILSDTHSYWDDKYLHYFEPCDEIWHAGDIGSVEVAEKLAAFRPFRAVCGNCDGGDLRLMYRELNRFKCEDVDVLIKHIGGYPGNYDPSVRSTLYAMPPQLFVAGHSHILKVKYDKTLNLLHINPGAAGIQGWHKDRTLVRLTIDGKEFKDLEVITLGD
- the purT gene encoding formate-dependent phosphoribosylglycinamide formyltransferase, producing the protein MKKILLLGSGELGKEFVIAAMRAGQYVIACDRYDNAPAMQVADEREVFSMLDGDALEAVVNKHKPDIIVPEIEAIRTERLFKFEEQGIQVVPSARAVNFTMNRRAIRDLASKELGLRTAKYFYAKTFDEFKAAADEIGFPCVVKPLMSSSGHGQSYVHNDDELEQAFKEAMEGSRGDVKEVIIEEFIDFDSEFTLLTVTQKNGRPTLFCPPIGHVQKAGDYRESWQPYKISDEALKQAQIMADKVTKALTGAGIWGVEFFLTKQGEVIFSELSPRPHDTGMVTLGHTTNLSEFELHFRAVMGMPIPAIHLEHAGASAVILSPKEASTPVDRSLLDYNFDEALKEDRTRIRIFGKPEAHKGRRMGVVLCYGEVGDDVNALRDKAKRLAKTVLGTDPYTKFEH
- a CDS encoding GNAT family N-acetyltransferase, yielding MFEIKRYTPDLATEWNQFVATSKNGTFLFDRNYMDYHADRFTDFSLMIYRRGKLYALLPGNVDGDTFYSHQGLTYGGLLMNGKATAADVVEIFKLLAEKWRSMGLKKVVYKPVPWIYHEQPSEEDLYAIVEVFDVRITRSLSTTISREQPNTWYRIRKSGAEKALQAGVVIEETEDYQPFWKILSANLQERYSLKPVHTLDEIMLLHERFPEQIRLFVAKEDCETIGGCVLYLTNQVVHSQYIAANPRGRELHALDGLFEQVISLSFCNHRFFDFGISTENQGTYLNKQLIYQKEGFGGRGICYDWYKWSL
- a CDS encoding sigma factor-like helix-turn-helix DNA-binding protein, which encodes MPTDNLTKELHSYLVRIGINPTSVTPQMEHYLEHLLYLLPPEEEEAVTHYYGLFGCERKSLQEIAKELKMSQEDAMARIDQCVRKLAVTPEWQMLKQTIEK